GATAGCATCCTTGGAAGCGTAAATACACTCCTTGGCGACCCAGCTCTTCAGAGTTCGGTACACAATATAGACAAGATTACAGCCAATCTTACTACTTCTACCCGTGAGCTTAACACCTTGCTCGCACAGGTTAATGGTTCTTTGCCTGTTGTGGCTGCAAAGGCTGGTAGGGTGATGGACAATGCCAACGGCATGATGGTAAACGCAAACAGAGGCGTTACAGAGGCTCGTGGGGCTATCCGTGGCGCAAATACGATGATGTCTAACCTTAATAATAAGGTGAACGGACTTGATGTTGAGGCTACGGTGGCTAAGGTGAACGCAACTTTAGACAATATGAACTCGCTCACTGCTAAGCTGAATAGCAACGAGGGTACAATGGGCTTGATGCTTAACGATGCCTCTTTGTACAATAATCTTAATAGCACGATGCGCTCAGCAGATAGTCTTTTGACAAATCTTAAAGCACATCCAAAGCGTTATGTTCATTTCTCTATCTTTGGTAGAAAAGACAAGTAATTTAAATATAGTCTAAATAATATCGTC
The nucleotide sequence above comes from Prevotella melaninogenica ATCC 25845. Encoded proteins:
- a CDS encoding MlaD family protein, whose protein sequence is MKKFFTPQVRIAIVAILAIVVLFFGIQFLRGISLFSNDAHYKIKFNDITGLSTSTPVYARGFKVGIVRNIDYDYDKLGESITVDIDVEKTLRIPEGTTAEIVSDIMGNVKVVLQFGKSTKLLEPNGWIDGVINDGTLGDLKSMVPSIQKMLPKLDSILGSVNTLLGDPALQSSVHNIDKITANLTTSTRELNTLLAQVNGSLPVVAAKAGRVMDNANGMMVNANRGVTEARGAIRGANTMMSNLNNKVNGLDVEATVAKVNATLDNMNSLTAKLNSNEGTMGLMLNDASLYNNLNSTMRSADSLLTNLKAHPKRYVHFSIFGRKDK